One Dokdonia sp. Dokd-P16 genomic window carries:
- a CDS encoding imelysin family protein, translating to MKNIFGIIAIALFFYACGSDDTTITTDDTGTENTSNFDRSAMLTNWADNIIVPGYVDFNAKVNTLESATAAFTADASDLTAVRAAWLDAYTTWQRVSMFEIGPAETVNLRLNVNIYPANVTTIESNITNGSYDFGLSSNRAAKGFPAIDYLLYGLGADDAAILAVYNGTEGADYKQYLNDVVADMKQLTASVLSEWQGSYRAAFVENDGASATASTDRFVNDYIFYFEKHLRAGKMGIPGGVFSGNVEVGNLEALYAGNLSKELFLVGLDATQDFFNGKAYNTSAQGESLSSYLDELNAIEGDVFLSSIINAQFDVARASVSALGSFESELSQNPPSTFLESYNEVQRLVPLLKVDMVSAMSISIDFADADGD from the coding sequence AAACACAAGTAACTTTGATCGTAGCGCGATGCTTACTAACTGGGCAGATAATATAATTGTACCAGGTTATGTAGACTTTAATGCAAAGGTAAATACGCTAGAAAGCGCAACAGCAGCATTTACAGCAGATGCTAGTGATCTTACTGCAGTGCGTGCCGCATGGTTAGACGCTTATACAACATGGCAACGTGTTTCTATGTTTGAAATAGGCCCAGCCGAAACGGTGAACCTACGTCTTAACGTAAATATTTACCCAGCAAATGTTACAACCATAGAGAGTAACATTACTAACGGTTCTTATGATTTTGGACTTTCATCCAATCGCGCTGCCAAAGGTTTTCCAGCAATCGATTACTTGTTGTATGGTCTTGGAGCAGACGATGCTGCGATTCTTGCAGTTTATAATGGAACAGAAGGAGCAGATTATAAGCAATATTTAAATGATGTTGTGGCAGATATGAAGCAACTTACGGCATCAGTATTAAGCGAGTGGCAAGGTTCATACAGAGCTGCTTTTGTAGAAAATGATGGAGCTTCGGCGACGGCGTCTACAGATCGTTTTGTAAATGATTATATCTTTTACTTTGAGAAGCACTTAAGAGCAGGAAAAATGGGAATTCCTGGAGGCGTATTTTCTGGTAATGTAGAAGTTGGCAATCTTGAAGCACTGTATGCAGGCAACCTTTCTAAAGAATTATTTTTAGTAGGTCTAGACGCAACTCAAGACTTCTTTAATGGAAAAGCATACAATACTAGCGCTCAGGGCGAAAGCTTATCATCTTATCTTGATGAACTTAATGCTATAGAAGGGGATGTATTTTTAAGTTCGATTATTAATGCTCAATTTGATGTTGCACGTGCTTCGGTAAGTGCATTGGGTAGTTTTGAAAGCGAACTTTCTCAAAATCCTCCTTCTACATTCTTAGAGTCTTATAATGAAGTACAGCGCCTTGTACCACTTCTTAAAGTAGATATGGTAAGCGCAATGAGCATAAGTATTGATTTTGCAGATGCAGACGGAGATTAG
- a CDS encoding HTTM domain-containing protein, with product MIQQVKRYLNTQREAAPLAVFRVSFGLLMLASLIRFWSYGWIEKFYIAPSFNFTFYGFEWVRPLGNYTYLLFAICALSTIMITIGYKYRLAIIVFFLSFTYIELMDKTMYLNHYYFISMLSFLMIFIPAGSYFSIDALQLSRKRTATSIQFVPRWTIDSIKLLLGIVYVYAGLAKLNSDWLIKAMPLKIWLPSKFDIPFIGDLLGQEWVHYAFSWFGAGYDLLIPFFLLWRKSRPVAFIMVIIFHVLTRVLFPIGMFPYVMIVSALIFFDAAFHKKIIYAFAKAVKYPQQLLETTQRYTSRNPSLAKTSIVIVAMFFTVQLLLPWRYLAYPGELFWTEEGYRFSWRVMLMEKSGYAQFKIVDGVSGKRFYVDNTDFLTPLQEKQMSFQPDFILEYAHYLRDHFESQGHQEVEVYVESYVALNGRLSTAYIDPKVDLAQIEDSFAHKNWIIPFTDEIKGL from the coding sequence ATGATACAGCAAGTCAAAAGATATTTAAATACACAAAGAGAGGCCGCACCACTAGCGGTCTTTCGTGTGTCTTTTGGGTTGCTCATGCTAGCCAGTCTCATCAGATTCTGGAGCTACGGTTGGATTGAAAAATTTTACATTGCACCATCCTTCAATTTTACATTTTACGGTTTTGAATGGGTGCGTCCCTTAGGGAATTATACCTACTTATTATTTGCGATATGTGCGTTAAGTACAATCATGATAACCATAGGTTATAAATACCGTTTGGCTATCATTGTCTTCTTTTTGAGCTTCACGTATATAGAGCTCATGGATAAAACCATGTATCTCAATCACTACTACTTCATCAGCATGCTTAGCTTCCTGATGATTTTTATACCTGCTGGCTCTTATTTTTCTATAGATGCGTTACAGCTTTCGCGAAAGCGTACAGCTACATCCATCCAGTTTGTGCCTCGCTGGACAATTGATAGCATCAAACTACTGCTGGGGATAGTGTATGTGTATGCTGGCCTAGCAAAACTTAATAGCGATTGGCTCATTAAGGCAATGCCGCTTAAAATCTGGTTGCCTTCTAAATTTGATATTCCGTTTATAGGTGATTTATTGGGTCAAGAATGGGTGCATTATGCCTTTAGTTGGTTTGGAGCGGGATATGATTTGTTGATTCCTTTTTTCTTGCTCTGGCGTAAGTCGAGGCCTGTTGCATTTATCATGGTTATTATTTTCCATGTGCTTACACGAGTGCTGTTTCCTATCGGGATGTTTCCGTATGTGATGATAGTGAGTGCGTTGATTTTCTTTGATGCAGCTTTTCATAAAAAGATTATTTACGCTTTCGCGAAAGCGGTAAAATATCCACAACAGTTATTAGAAACTACACAGCGTTATACATCAAGAAACCCTAGTCTAGCAAAGACTTCTATAGTTATTGTAGCCATGTTTTTTACAGTCCAACTACTCTTGCCATGGCGTTACCTAGCATATCCTGGTGAGTTATTCTGGACAGAAGAGGGCTATAGATTCTCATGGCGAGTGATGCTCATGGAGAAATCTGGCTATGCACAATTTAAAATAGTAGATGGCGTAAGCGGAAAGCGATTTTATGTAGATAACACAGATTTCTTAACGCCACTACAAGAAAAGCAAATGAGCTTCCAGCCAGACTTTATTTTAGAATATGCTCACTATCTTCGCGACCATTTTGAGAGTCAGGGTCACCAAGAGGTAGAAGTCTACGTGGAGTCTTATGTTGCTCTTAATGGAAGGTTGAGTACCGCATATATTGATCCCAAAGTGGATCTTGCGCAAATAGAAGATTCTTTTGCTCATAAAAATTGGATTATACCATTTACAGATGAAATTAAAGGTTTATAG
- a CDS encoding TonB-dependent receptor encodes MKLKVYSTLLLMLCALSMSAQFTFSGKVTDATGAGVAEVEVYVRQANMVVTTDASGAFTFDNVPSGSYAVVVFGFAYELVEDQVSITNNVTKNYTLQELGESLSEVVLTSRREKIFALRSLKKVEGTAIYAGKKSEVVLVDQLTANLAANAPRQIYSQVVGLNIYENGDAGLQLNIGGRGLDPNRSANFNIRQNNYDISADVLGYPESYYTPPAEALKEIQVVRGAASLQYGTQFGGLINFKFREPVKDKKIELISRQTAGSYGLLTSFNSLSGTVGKFSYYTYFNYKEGDGWRPNSQFNSRNYFAHAAYQLSENTKITGELTLFNYLAKQAGGLTDAQFIEDPNFSNRGRNWFDVDWKVYSLRLDHAFSNKTDFSLNVFGLDAQRSAVGFRTNRVSQPDDLEEPRELLVDNFTNWGAEARLLTRYKIGEKDAVFLIGSKYYDASNSQQQGPGTTADDADFSFAKEQFPNYERQAEFDFPNRNLAIFGENIFNVTDRLSITPGFRYEQIKTESAGSFNNVVVDLAGNLLVNEDIADNRVFDRDFLLLGAGVTYDLSPAVELYGNFSQNYRSVTFNDIRITNPSFVVDENITDEEGFTVDLGARGRIVNKFAYDFSLFGVRYDDRLGEVLFVDTDNSIKRRRGNIGDAFIYGLEFFTDWNIKNTFFEEQSDYKLKLFTNLALTSSEYLSSDANGVEGNEVEFIPDVNFKTGVNFGYKNFTGSVQYTYLTEQFTDASNAPQDVNDNQRGIEGTIPSYGVLDISAAYTWKRFKLEAGLNNALDESYFTRRATGYPGPGIIPAEPVTFYTTLQIKL; translated from the coding sequence ATGAAATTAAAGGTTTATAGTACGTTGTTATTGATGTTATGTGCGCTTTCTATGAGTGCACAATTTACATTCTCAGGAAAAGTCACAGACGCTACAGGTGCTGGTGTTGCTGAGGTTGAGGTATATGTGCGCCAGGCAAATATGGTCGTTACTACAGATGCTTCTGGAGCGTTTACATTTGATAATGTGCCATCTGGAAGCTACGCGGTAGTTGTTTTTGGCTTTGCTTATGAGCTTGTAGAAGATCAAGTTTCAATTACCAATAATGTTACTAAGAATTATACCCTTCAAGAGCTAGGGGAATCACTTTCTGAAGTGGTACTTACAAGCCGTCGTGAGAAGATTTTTGCACTTCGCTCACTTAAAAAAGTAGAGGGAACAGCAATTTATGCTGGTAAAAAAAGTGAAGTAGTACTTGTAGATCAACTTACGGCAAATCTAGCGGCAAATGCACCTAGACAGATTTATAGTCAGGTAGTAGGACTCAACATTTACGAGAATGGAGATGCAGGATTGCAACTCAACATTGGAGGAAGAGGATTAGACCCTAATCGCTCTGCCAACTTTAATATTAGACAGAATAACTATGATATAAGTGCAGACGTTCTTGGATATCCAGAGAGTTACTACACGCCACCGGCAGAGGCTCTTAAAGAAATTCAAGTAGTACGTGGAGCAGCATCATTGCAATATGGAACACAGTTTGGCGGGTTGATAAATTTTAAATTTAGAGAGCCAGTAAAAGACAAAAAAATAGAATTGATATCAAGACAGACAGCAGGTTCTTATGGGTTGCTTACCTCTTTTAATAGTTTAAGTGGTACGGTAGGGAAATTCAGTTATTACACCTACTTCAATTACAAAGAAGGAGACGGCTGGAGACCTAACTCTCAGTTTAATAGCCGTAATTACTTTGCGCACGCAGCATACCAGCTTAGTGAGAACACTAAAATAACGGGAGAATTAACATTGTTTAATTATCTAGCCAAACAGGCTGGAGGTCTTACAGATGCTCAATTTATAGAAGACCCTAATTTTAGTAACCGTGGTCGTAACTGGTTTGATGTAGACTGGAAAGTATATTCTTTACGCCTTGATCACGCCTTTAGTAATAAAACAGATTTTAGTTTAAATGTTTTTGGTCTAGACGCACAACGTAGTGCCGTAGGTTTTAGAACAAACAGAGTATCACAGCCAGATGATTTAGAAGAACCTAGAGAATTGCTAGTGGATAACTTTACAAACTGGGGAGCAGAGGCACGCTTGCTTACGAGATATAAGATAGGAGAGAAGGATGCTGTTTTCTTAATAGGAAGTAAATATTATGATGCAAGTAACAGTCAGCAGCAAGGACCTGGAACTACTGCAGATGATGCAGATTTTAGTTTTGCTAAAGAGCAGTTTCCTAATTATGAGCGTCAAGCAGAATTTGATTTTCCTAATAGAAATCTCGCAATTTTTGGAGAAAACATTTTTAATGTGACAGACAGACTTTCTATAACTCCAGGTTTTAGATATGAGCAAATCAAAACAGAGAGTGCAGGTTCTTTTAATAATGTGGTGGTTGACCTAGCGGGTAATTTACTTGTAAATGAGGATATAGCAGATAATAGAGTTTTTGACCGTGATTTTTTACTGTTAGGTGCAGGCGTAACGTATGATCTATCTCCAGCAGTTGAATTGTATGGGAACTTTAGCCAGAATTATCGTTCTGTTACATTTAATGATATTAGAATTACAAATCCATCATTTGTAGTTGATGAGAATATAACTGATGAGGAGGGTTTTACCGTTGACTTAGGTGCTAGGGGTCGCATAGTTAATAAGTTTGCTTACGACTTTAGTTTATTTGGTGTGCGATATGATGACCGCTTAGGGGAAGTGCTTTTTGTAGATACAGATAATAGTATAAAGAGACGTCGTGGCAATATAGGAGATGCATTTATTTACGGCCTAGAATTTTTTACCGATTGGAATATAAAAAACACATTTTTTGAAGAACAATCAGATTATAAACTTAAGCTCTTTACAAACCTAGCGCTTACGAGCTCAGAATATTTAAGTTCTGATGCAAATGGTGTAGAGGGTAATGAAGTAGAGTTTATTCCAGATGTAAACTTTAAAACTGGGGTAAATTTTGGATATAAAAATTTTACAGGAAGTGTACAGTACACATACCTTACAGAACAATTTACAGACGCATCAAATGCTCCACAAGACGTAAATGATAATCAACGTGGTATAGAGGGGACAATACCTTCATACGGAGTGCTAGATATTTCTGCAGCTTATACTTGGAAACGTTTTAAACTAGAGGCTGGATTAAATAATGCGCTGGATGAGTCTTACTTTACAAGACGTGCTACAGGATATCCTGGCCCAGGGATTATACCTGCAGAGCCGGTTACTTTTTACACTACGCTACAGATTAAGTTATAA
- the guaB gene encoding IMP dehydrogenase — MTAHENKILGEGLTYDDVLLVPAFSEVLPREVSIQSKFTRNITLNVPIVSAAMDTVTESRMAIAIAQEGGIGVLHKNMTIEEQAIKVRKVKRAESGMIIDPVTLPLESNVGDAKAAMKEHSIGGIPIVDDAGKLIGIVTNRDLRFEKNNDRPVSEVMTSENLVTAAEGTSLQQAEEILQNHKIEKLPVVTDSNTLIGLITFRDITKLTLKPNANKDIYGRLRVAAAIGVTGDAVERAGALVKAGVDAIVIDTAHGHTKGVVEVLKAVKKEYPTLDCVVGNIATGAAAKYLVEAGADAVKVGIGPGSICTTRVVAGVGFPQFSAVLECAAAIKGTGVPVIADGGIRYTGDIPKAIAAGADCVMLGSLLAGTKESPGETIIYEGRKFKSYRGMGSVEAMKQGSKDRYFQDVEDDIKKLVPEGIVGRVPYKGELNESIHQFVGGLRAGMGYCGAGSVDALKENGQFVKITASGINESHPHDVTITKEAPNYSR; from the coding sequence ATGACTGCACACGAGAATAAAATCTTAGGAGAAGGACTTACGTACGATGACGTACTTTTAGTACCAGCATTTTCTGAAGTACTTCCAAGAGAGGTTAGTATACAATCAAAATTTACCCGAAACATCACACTTAATGTACCTATTGTCTCTGCGGCAATGGACACAGTGACAGAAAGCCGTATGGCAATAGCTATAGCGCAAGAGGGTGGAATAGGCGTGTTGCATAAAAACATGACGATTGAGGAGCAAGCTATTAAAGTGCGCAAAGTAAAGCGTGCCGAAAGTGGAATGATTATCGATCCAGTTACATTACCTCTTGAATCAAATGTAGGCGATGCAAAAGCAGCCATGAAAGAGCATAGCATAGGAGGTATTCCTATTGTAGACGATGCCGGGAAATTGATAGGTATTGTGACCAACAGAGATTTACGTTTTGAGAAAAACAATGATCGTCCGGTAAGCGAGGTAATGACTTCAGAAAACCTCGTTACAGCTGCCGAAGGAACGTCACTACAACAAGCAGAAGAAATTCTTCAAAATCATAAAATTGAAAAGCTACCTGTAGTTACAGATAGCAATACACTTATAGGTCTCATCACTTTTAGAGATATTACAAAACTTACTTTAAAGCCTAACGCAAATAAAGATATCTACGGGAGACTGCGAGTTGCAGCTGCGATAGGTGTTACTGGAGATGCTGTTGAGCGCGCAGGAGCTTTAGTAAAAGCAGGAGTAGATGCTATTGTTATAGATACTGCTCACGGTCACACTAAAGGAGTGGTGGAAGTACTTAAAGCTGTAAAGAAAGAATATCCTACACTTGATTGTGTAGTAGGAAACATTGCAACTGGAGCTGCTGCAAAATATCTTGTAGAAGCAGGAGCAGATGCGGTAAAAGTAGGTATAGGTCCGGGATCTATATGTACTACGCGTGTAGTGGCAGGTGTTGGTTTTCCACAATTTAGTGCAGTACTTGAATGTGCCGCAGCTATTAAAGGAACAGGAGTTCCAGTAATTGCAGATGGTGGAATACGTTATACAGGTGATATCCCTAAAGCAATTGCTGCAGGAGCAGATTGTGTGATGCTAGGATCATTACTTGCAGGAACTAAAGAATCTCCAGGAGAGACTATCATCTATGAAGGGCGTAAGTTTAAATCTTATCGTGGAATGGGTTCTGTAGAAGCAATGAAGCAAGGATCAAAAGATCGTTACTTCCAAGATGTAGAAGATGATATTAAAAAACTAGTCCCAGAAGGAATAGTAGGTCGCGTACCATATAAAGGCGAACTGAATGAGAGTATCCACCAGTTTGTAGGTGGTCTTAGAGCAGGAATGGGATATTGCGGAGCTGGAAGTGTAGATGCACTAAAGGAAAATGGACAATTTGTAAAAATTACGGCTAGTGGTATTAACGAAAGTCACCCACACGATGTGACAATTACAAAAGAAGCACCTAATTACTCTAGATAA
- a CDS encoding CTP synthase: protein MASTKYIFVTGGVSSSLGKGIIAASLAKLLQARGYRVTIQKLDPYINIDPGTLNPYEHGECYVTDDGAETDLDLGHYERFLNVPTSQANNVTTGRIYQSVIDKERRGEFLGKTVQVIPHITNEIKERIQILGKSGDYDIVITEIGGTVGDIESLPYIESIRQLKWELGKQNSLVIHLTLIPFLAAAGELKTKPTQHSVKTLMESGIMADILVCRTEHELGYELKSKLARFCNVEQEAVIESRDASTIYDVPNLMLEEGLDVISLKKLDLSDTTQPELTGWNEFIAKHKNPKSTVTIGLIGKYVELQDSYKSILESFIHAGAENEVKVKIESIHSEHITPDVIKNKIAKLDGVLVAPGFGERGIEGKIKAVQYAREHKIPFLGICLGMQMAVIEYGRNVCNLEKANSTEMDANTPHPVIGLMDEQKNITEMGGTMRLGAWACKLESNSIVSDVYGEEVIMERHRHRYEFNDAYREQLEKAGMKITGTNPDTGLVEIIELEDHPWFVGVQYHPEYKSTVSNPHPLFVAFVRAAVSYAQDSTRATMS from the coding sequence ATGGCATCTACAAAATACATCTTCGTAACGGGCGGAGTTTCTTCTTCTCTAGGTAAAGGTATCATCGCTGCATCGCTAGCTAAATTACTTCAAGCCAGAGGCTACAGAGTTACTATCCAAAAATTAGATCCTTATATAAATATTGATCCAGGTACTTTAAATCCTTACGAGCACGGTGAGTGTTATGTAACAGATGACGGTGCTGAGACAGACTTAGACCTAGGTCACTATGAACGTTTTCTTAACGTTCCTACATCACAAGCAAATAATGTCACTACAGGACGCATTTACCAAAGCGTTATCGATAAAGAACGTCGAGGAGAATTCCTAGGTAAAACGGTTCAAGTAATCCCACACATTACCAATGAAATCAAGGAGCGTATCCAGATTTTAGGTAAAAGTGGAGATTATGATATCGTTATAACAGAAATAGGTGGAACCGTAGGTGATATAGAATCACTTCCATATATAGAGAGCATCAGACAACTTAAGTGGGAATTAGGAAAGCAGAATTCGTTAGTAATTCACTTAACGCTTATTCCTTTCCTTGCAGCAGCAGGAGAGCTTAAGACTAAGCCTACACAACATAGTGTGAAAACACTTATGGAAAGTGGTATCATGGCAGATATCTTAGTATGTCGTACTGAGCATGAACTAGGATATGAGCTCAAGTCAAAACTTGCTCGTTTTTGTAATGTAGAGCAAGAGGCAGTGATAGAGTCTAGAGATGCAAGTACTATTTATGATGTACCTAATCTTATGCTAGAGGAAGGGCTTGATGTAATTTCCCTTAAGAAATTAGATCTCTCAGATACTACACAACCAGAGCTCACTGGATGGAATGAGTTTATTGCAAAACATAAGAACCCAAAATCTACAGTTACTATTGGATTGATAGGGAAGTATGTAGAGTTACAAGATTCTTATAAATCTATACTTGAATCATTCATTCATGCAGGTGCAGAAAATGAGGTAAAAGTAAAGATAGAAAGTATACATAGTGAGCATATTACTCCAGACGTCATCAAAAATAAAATAGCAAAACTAGACGGTGTTCTTGTGGCGCCAGGTTTTGGAGAACGTGGCATAGAAGGAAAAATTAAAGCGGTACAGTACGCTAGAGAGCACAAAATTCCGTTTTTAGGAATCTGTCTTGGGATGCAAATGGCGGTGATAGAATATGGTAGAAACGTTTGTAATCTAGAGAAAGCAAACTCTACAGAGATGGACGCAAATACTCCGCATCCAGTTATTGGATTAATGGACGAGCAAAAGAACATCACAGAGATGGGAGGTACCATGCGTTTGGGAGCTTGGGCTTGTAAATTGGAGTCTAACAGTATTGTGAGTGATGTTTATGGTGAGGAAGTAATTATGGAGCGTCACCGTCATAGATATGAATTTAACGATGCATACCGCGAGCAGCTAGAAAAGGCTGGAATGAAAATCACGGGGACAAATCCAGACACTGGACTTGTAGAAATTATAGAATTAGAAGACCATCCATGGTTTGTGGGAGTGCAATATCACCCAGAATATAAGAGTACGGTATCTAATCCACATCCGTTATTTGTGGCATTTGTAAGAGCAGCTGTAAGTTATGCTCAAGATAGTACGCGTGCCACTATGTCATAA
- the yidC gene encoding membrane protein insertase YidC, with product MKKNFDTNSLIGMLLMGGILVWIIYFNKPTPEEIEAQKAAQTEQLQETEDDVAALPVMDATPAIATDSLSNVALQNRLGTFAYSGSLPSAKEGATTTIANDVLELKVSNKGGYITEVKLLKHSTFDSIPVYLIKDGNSQFNVSFSTADNRNLNTKDLFFEPTLSKNGGNDVLSMKLKVSPSEYLEYRYELKEGDYMMDFGMKSQGLSSRLNTSNPMRMQWDFKGMRHARSQSYENRYTRLTYKYEEDKTDKLSPAGDDDEIEEDLVWMNYRQHFFSSMLISETPFKEARLSSTDLYKEADDRDEVTIFTKEYKSDVLLEAKNGEIDYAMQMYYGPTDYTILKSYDQGLDEAMPLGWGIFGFLNKYLVIPFFAFLTGFLPAGIAIIVMTISIKLLLSPVQYKQYTSQAKMKILKPEIAAISEKHKDNAMKKQQETMALYSKAGASPAAGCLPALLQIPVFYALFTFFPSAFDLRGKSFLWADDLSSYDEIAKLPFEIPFYGDHVSLFPILAAVTIFFSMRLTTGNQQMQQPTQEGMPDMSKMMKYMMYFSPLLMLVFFNQYASGLSLYYFISNLLTIGIILVIKNFIIDEEKIKAKIEVKKAKPKKQGKFAKKMQQMMEQAEQQQKGKK from the coding sequence ATGAAAAAGAACTTCGACACAAATTCTCTTATCGGAATGCTCCTAATGGGAGGGATTCTAGTATGGATTATCTATTTTAATAAGCCTACTCCAGAAGAAATAGAAGCACAAAAGGCAGCACAAACAGAACAACTTCAAGAAACTGAGGATGATGTTGCCGCACTGCCAGTAATGGATGCTACGCCTGCAATTGCGACAGATTCTTTAAGTAATGTAGCATTACAAAATAGATTAGGAACATTTGCTTACTCTGGTTCGCTACCATCTGCAAAGGAAGGAGCAACCACTACGATTGCAAATGATGTATTGGAGCTTAAAGTAAGTAATAAAGGAGGATATATAACAGAAGTAAAACTGCTTAAACACAGTACTTTTGATTCAATTCCTGTATATCTTATTAAGGATGGAAATAGCCAATTCAATGTAAGTTTTAGCACGGCAGATAATCGTAATCTTAATACTAAGGACTTATTTTTTGAGCCTACCTTATCAAAAAATGGAGGGAATGATGTCCTGTCTATGAAGCTTAAGGTTTCTCCAAGTGAATACTTAGAGTATCGTTATGAGCTTAAAGAAGGAGATTATATGATGGATTTTGGGATGAAGTCTCAAGGGCTTTCTTCTCGTTTAAATACGTCTAACCCTATGCGTATGCAGTGGGATTTTAAAGGAATGCGTCACGCACGTAGCCAGTCTTATGAAAATAGATACACACGTCTTACTTACAAGTATGAGGAAGATAAGACAGATAAGTTATCTCCAGCAGGAGATGACGATGAGATAGAAGAAGATCTTGTGTGGATGAATTACCGCCAGCACTTCTTTAGCTCGATGCTTATTTCTGAGACTCCATTTAAAGAAGCAAGATTATCATCTACAGATTTATATAAGGAGGCAGATGATAGAGATGAGGTGACTATTTTTACAAAAGAATACAAGTCTGATGTATTGCTAGAAGCAAAAAATGGTGAGATAGACTATGCCATGCAGATGTACTACGGTCCTACAGATTATACAATCCTAAAATCTTATGATCAAGGCCTAGATGAAGCAATGCCTTTAGGATGGGGGATCTTCGGGTTCTTAAACAAATACTTAGTAATTCCGTTTTTTGCATTCTTAACTGGATTCTTACCAGCGGGAATTGCAATTATCGTAATGACTATTTCAATCAAGTTATTATTATCACCTGTACAGTACAAGCAATATACTTCTCAAGCTAAGATGAAAATCTTAAAGCCAGAGATTGCAGCAATTTCTGAGAAGCATAAGGACAATGCAATGAAGAAGCAGCAGGAAACAATGGCGCTTTACAGCAAAGCGGGGGCAAGTCCCGCCGCAGGTTGTTTACCAGCATTATTACAGATTCCTGTGTTTTATGCACTATTTACGTTCTTCCCATCTGCGTTTGATTTAAGAGGAAAGAGCTTCTTGTGGGCAGATGATTTATCTAGCTATGATGAGATTGCAAAGCTTCCGTTTGAAATTCCTTTTTATGGAGATCACGTGAGTTTATTCCCAATACTTGCAGCAGTTACTATTTTCTTCTCAATGAGATTAACTACAGGTAACCAGCAAATGCAACAGCCTACGCAAGAAGGAATGCCAGATATGAGTAAGATGATGAAGTACATGATGTATTTCTCTCCACTACTTATGCTTGTTTTCTTTAACCAGTATGCAAGTGGGTTGAGTTTGTATTACTTCATATCAAACCTTCTTACGATTGGTATTATTTTGGTAATCAAAAACTTCATCATTGATGAGGAAAAGATTAAAGCAAAAATCGAAGTGAAGAAAGCTAAGCCTAAAAAGCAAGGTAAATTTGCTAAGAAAATGCAACAGATGATGGAGCAGGCAGAGCAACAACAAAAAGGAAAGAAATAA
- a CDS encoding RNA polymerase sigma factor, with translation MDQHKFINLVTPFKDKVYRVAKRLLVSDDEAQDATQEVLLRLWTKRSEIKKYRSVEAFAMTMTKNYCYDKLKAKGSNNLKIVHNNYEDHSGNTSKHIEVADEVAWVFKLIEDLPEQQRLIVQMRDVEQMDNAEIAVILEMNETAVRVALSRARKKLREELIKKRNYGIS, from the coding sequence ATGGACCAACATAAGTTCATAAATCTTGTAACTCCTTTTAAGGATAAAGTGTACCGCGTTGCAAAGCGGTTGCTCGTATCTGATGATGAAGCTCAAGATGCCACGCAGGAAGTACTACTGCGTTTATGGACAAAGAGGTCCGAAATTAAAAAATATCGAAGTGTTGAAGCATTTGCGATGACGATGACAAAAAATTATTGCTACGATAAGCTCAAGGCAAAAGGAAGTAATAATCTTAAAATCGTTCATAATAATTATGAAGATCACTCAGGTAATACAAGTAAGCATATAGAAGTTGCAGATGAGGTAGCTTGGGTTTTTAAACTCATCGAAGATTTACCAGAGCAACAACGACTTATTGTACAAATGAGAGATGTTGAGCAAATGGACAATGCAGAGATTGCTGTGATACTCGAGATGAATGAAACTGCTGTAAGAGTTGCATTGTCAAGAGCTCGCAAAAAACTAAGAGAAGAATTGATTAAAAAACGAAACTATGGAATCTCATAA
- a CDS encoding DUF4252 domain-containing protein has translation MKKSIMLVAFALVTLVGYAQSPFDKYEDVKGVTSIVMNQKMFKLLSKVDLNSSDPEMQKYINLVDNLENVKMYTSANTGVMDQMNGTMKSYISSSNLQELMRVKDDGKNVKFYYKEGSSEDYVKEFVMFLNGDMDGEKRAVFFQVTGNIDLKQISKLAQDLDFKGSDALKEVGNAKKS, from the coding sequence ATGAAAAAGTCAATAATGTTAGTGGCATTTGCCCTCGTAACTTTAGTAGGTTACGCACAAAGTCCTTTTGATAAATACGAGGATGTAAAAGGAGTTACTTCTATAGTAATGAATCAAAAGATGTTCAAGCTGCTTAGTAAAGTAGATCTCAACTCATCTGACCCAGAAATGCAAAAGTATATCAACCTTGTAGACAATCTTGAGAATGTAAAGATGTACACAAGTGCAAATACGGGAGTAATGGACCAGATGAATGGTACAATGAAGAGTTATATCTCAAGTAGCAATCTTCAAGAGCTCATGAGAGTAAAGGACGATGGTAAGAATGTAAAATTTTATTACAAGGAAGGAAGTAGTGAAGATTATGTAAAAGAATTTGTAATGTTCTTAAATGGAGATATGGATGGTGAGAAACGTGCTGTATTCTTTCAAGTAACAGGAAACATTGATCTCAAGCAAATCTCAAAACTTGCACAAGATTTAGACTTTAAAGGTAGTGATGCTCTTAAAGAAGTAGGTAATGCAAAAAAATCTTAA